GATGTGGACGCGACCCTCTCGCACCGCGGATGGACGGAGCTCATCGAGGTCATCAGGGCAGTCCTGCGGGCCGAGAGGCGCGTGGCGATCCGCCTCCACGCCCGGCTGCGCACCTGCGATTCGGTTATTGTGCGGCTGCACGATCGGCAGAATCGGGGCGCTGTGATTGATGCGCTGCCGCCGCGATGGTTCTTGCCGTCCGTACGCCGTGCTCTGGCCCGGACCCGGTTGTCGCATCGCACTGCAGAACCACGTCCATCGGGGCGGGTTCAACCGCACCGACCGGTGCAACATGGTTTACTGAGTTGTATAGGTTGGCCCAGAGGAGGTTCCGGTGACTCAACGGCAGTCACTTGCGCCGGAGCCGGGTCCGGCTCGGTCGCCGAAGACTTTCGAGCTCGTGGCGGGCACCCTGCGCAAGATGATCGTAGACGGACGACTCAAGGACGGAGACTTCCTCCCACACGAGTCCGAGCTCATGGCGCAATTCCAGGTGAGTCGACCGACCCTGCGCGAAGCGGTGCGGGTGCTGGAGTCCGAACGGCTGGTTGAGGTTCGACGCGGCTCACGCACCGGGGCGCGGGTATGCGTCCCGGGTCCCGAGATCGTCGCCCGTCCGGCCGGACTGATACTGGAGCTTTCCGGGGCGACGCTCGCCGACGTGATGACCGCTCGTATCGCGATCGAGCCGGCTGCCGCCAAACTGCTCGCCGAAGTTGGCACCGTCAAGGCACACAAGGAAGTGAAGCGCCTAGTCGATGCGATTCCGGATGCTTGGGACGCCGGAGAACTGGCCAGTGCATCGGCGAACTTCCACCGCAGGATCGTCGAGCTGTCGGGCAACGCAACCCTGGCGATGATCGCGGGGATGCTGCACGAGATCTCTGAGCGGCACACCACCGCGGCAGTCCTAGCCGCCGAGAACGCGGTGCCCCAAGACCAGTACGACAAACTGCTCCGGTCCTATCACCGCCTCGCCGAGCTCGTCGAGACACGC
This genomic interval from Mycobacterium sp. SMC-2 contains the following:
- a CDS encoding FadR/GntR family transcriptional regulator, with protein sequence MTQRQSLAPEPGPARSPKTFELVAGTLRKMIVDGRLKDGDFLPHESELMAQFQVSRPTLREAVRVLESERLVEVRRGSRTGARVCVPGPEIVARPAGLILELSGATLADVMTARIAIEPAAAKLLAEVGTVKAHKEVKRLVDAIPDAWDAGELASASANFHRRIVELSGNATLAMIAGMLHEISERHTTAAVLAAENAVPQDQYDKLLRSYHRLAELVETRNGDRAETHWRRHMQNAAGALLKGYEKTKVRDIMD